A single genomic interval of Jatrophihabitans endophyticus harbors:
- a CDS encoding L-lactate permease, which translates to MYKQILDPIADSLGWSALLAALPLVLLFVLLGVFRVRAWAASLLGLGAAILVAAVGYGMPWGQVLLAGSEGAAFGLFPAMWIVANAIWVYEMTRRSGHFDVLKRSFSSISPDRRIQGMIIAFCFGALLEALAGFGAPVAICSVMLVALGLSPLKAATTALVANTAPVAYGAVALPIITLAKVADLPTRDLAQMTGRQVPILAVVVPFLLLFLLDGRRGLRQLWPAGLVCGLSFAIVQFAMANYGPVQLSDIAASLVSAAATLLFLRYWRTPEVLPVELDGDDAGAVPAGGTTPGAGSVGTLPRTRPSAAARVAVQRDPAVEQLKAFAPYIVVVALFSIVAIPAVSEQLARTTRIVQWPGLHLVNSAGKPLTLTSYKLDWLVGGGTVLLVSGLITAAILRLSPTVVLRCYGAVLRQVRAAGVTVMSVLALSYVMNASGMTVTMAAWLAGAGSAFAVLSPVLGWFGTAVTGSDTSSNSLFGALQVQAAQRTGLDPVLLAAANSSGGVLGKMLSPQNLAIGASAVGLSGREGELFRRVLAATAILLPLLCVVVVLQATSVLSWLVP; encoded by the coding sequence ATGTACAAGCAGATACTCGATCCGATCGCGGACAGCCTCGGCTGGTCGGCCCTGCTCGCCGCCCTGCCGCTGGTGCTGCTGTTCGTCCTCCTCGGCGTGTTCCGCGTCCGGGCGTGGGCCGCGTCGCTGCTCGGTCTCGGCGCGGCGATCCTGGTCGCCGCGGTCGGCTACGGCATGCCGTGGGGGCAGGTGCTGCTCGCCGGCAGCGAGGGTGCGGCGTTCGGTCTCTTCCCGGCGATGTGGATCGTCGCCAATGCCATCTGGGTCTACGAGATGACCCGTCGTTCCGGTCACTTCGACGTGCTCAAGCGCAGCTTCTCCTCGATCAGCCCCGACCGCCGGATCCAGGGCATGATCATCGCGTTCTGCTTCGGCGCGCTGCTCGAGGCGCTCGCCGGGTTCGGGGCGCCGGTGGCGATCTGCTCGGTGATGCTGGTGGCGCTCGGGCTGAGCCCGCTCAAGGCCGCGACCACCGCACTGGTCGCCAACACGGCGCCGGTCGCGTACGGCGCCGTGGCGCTGCCGATCATCACGCTCGCGAAGGTGGCCGACCTGCCGACGCGCGACCTCGCGCAGATGACCGGCCGGCAGGTGCCGATCCTCGCCGTCGTGGTGCCGTTCCTGCTGCTGTTCCTGCTCGACGGCCGGCGCGGCCTGCGTCAGCTGTGGCCGGCCGGGCTGGTCTGTGGCCTGTCGTTCGCGATCGTGCAGTTCGCGATGGCGAACTACGGCCCGGTACAGCTCAGCGACATCGCGGCCTCGCTGGTGTCGGCGGCGGCCACGCTGCTGTTCCTGCGGTACTGGCGCACTCCGGAGGTCCTGCCCGTCGAGCTCGACGGTGACGACGCCGGCGCCGTGCCCGCGGGCGGCACCACGCCCGGCGCCGGCTCGGTCGGCACGCTGCCGCGCACCCGGCCGTCCGCCGCGGCGCGGGTCGCCGTGCAGCGCGACCCCGCCGTCGAGCAGCTCAAGGCCTTCGCGCCCTACATCGTGGTGGTGGCGCTGTTCAGCATCGTCGCGATCCCCGCGGTGTCCGAGCAGCTGGCCAGGACCACCCGCATCGTGCAGTGGCCCGGGCTGCACCTGGTGAACTCCGCGGGCAAACCGCTGACGTTGACGTCCTACAAGCTCGACTGGCTCGTCGGCGGCGGGACGGTGCTGCTCGTCAGCGGCCTGATCACCGCGGCGATCCTGCGGCTGTCGCCCACGGTGGTGCTGCGCTGCTACGGCGCCGTCCTGCGCCAGGTCAGGGCGGCCGGCGTGACGGTGATGAGCGTGCTCGCGCTCTCCTACGTCATGAACGCCTCCGGCATGACCGTGACGATGGCGGCGTGGTTGGCAGGGGCGGGCAGCGCCTTCGCGGTGCTGTCGCCCGTCCTCGGCTGGTTCGGCACCGCCGTGACCGGTTCGGACACGTCGTCCAACTCCCTGTTCGGTGCACTGCAGGTGCAGGCCGCGCAACGCACCGGGCTGGACCCGGTGCTGCTCGCCGCGGCCAACAGCTCCGGCGGTGTCCTCGGCAAGATGCTCAGCCCCCAGAACCTCGCCATCGGCGCCAGTGCGGTGGGACTCTCGGGTCGCGAGGGCGAGCTGTTCCGGCGCGTGCTCGCGGCGACGGCCATCCTGCTGCCGCTGCTGTGCGTGGTCGTGGTGCTGCAGGCCACGTCGGTGCTGTCGTGGCTGGTGCCGTGA
- the meaB gene encoding methylmalonyl Co-A mutase-associated GTPase MeaB yields the protein MPAPTPAVAAPSIEETVTRLRRREAGALARALTAVERRAPGVDDLLARLHPDTGRAHVLGVTGPAGSGKSTLVTRLTQQYRARGRTVAVLAVDPSSTYSGGAILGDRIRMSDLSGDAGVYIRSLATRGAMGGLSRAVLDGITVLDAAGFDAVVLETVGVGQAEVDVISVAHTVLVVSVPGLGDDVQAIKAGLLEIADVHVVNKADRPGADQTYAELRDMLRLSHRRPRQWNVPIVRTTSTRGEGVAELADECDTHLAWLDEHGGRAERERRNAATRVRWAAEELVLDRLRPGHGAFDAHVDAVVARTIDPRAAAAELVHHL from the coding sequence ATGCCGGCCCCGACGCCCGCGGTCGCGGCGCCGTCGATCGAGGAGACGGTGACGCGCCTGCGACGCCGGGAGGCCGGGGCACTCGCGCGCGCGCTCACCGCGGTCGAGCGCCGCGCCCCCGGCGTCGACGACCTGCTCGCCCGGCTGCACCCCGACACCGGCCGCGCCCACGTGCTGGGCGTGACCGGCCCCGCCGGCAGCGGCAAGAGCACGCTCGTCACCCGGCTGACCCAGCAGTACCGGGCCCGGGGCCGGACGGTCGCGGTGCTCGCCGTCGACCCGTCCAGCACGTACAGCGGCGGCGCGATCCTCGGCGACCGCATCCGGATGTCGGACCTCTCCGGCGACGCGGGTGTCTACATCCGCTCCCTCGCCACCCGCGGGGCGATGGGCGGGCTGTCCCGCGCGGTGCTCGACGGCATCACCGTCCTCGACGCCGCCGGCTTCGACGCCGTCGTGCTGGAGACCGTCGGGGTCGGCCAGGCCGAGGTGGACGTCATCAGCGTCGCCCACACCGTCCTCGTCGTCAGCGTGCCCGGCCTCGGCGACGACGTGCAGGCGATCAAGGCCGGGCTGCTCGAGATCGCCGACGTGCACGTGGTGAACAAGGCCGACCGCCCCGGCGCCGACCAGACCTACGCCGAGCTGCGCGACATGCTGCGGCTGTCCCACCGCCGGCCGCGGCAGTGGAACGTGCCCATCGTCAGGACGACGTCGACCCGGGGCGAGGGCGTGGCCGAGCTCGCCGACGAGTGCGACACGCACCTGGCCTGGCTCGACGAGCACGGCGGCCGGGCCGAGCGGGAGAGACGCAACGCCGCGACCCGCGTCCGGTGGGCGGCCGAGGAGCTCGTGCTCGACCGGCTCCGCCCGGGGCACGGCGCCTTCGACGCGCACGTCGACGCCGTCGTCGCCCGCACCATCGATCCGCGCGCGGCCGCCGCCGAGCTCGTCCACCACCTGTGA
- a CDS encoding methylmalonyl-CoA mutase family protein has translation MAEDGTTPDRDRLSSDELVAAVAAQLTAWEADELAGFTARAPESRTDYVSGSGLPVQRVYTPADLPGSWQEIGLPGQYPYTRGPYPTMYRGRTWTMRQIAGFGQAEETNERFRYLIKQGQTGLSVDFDMPTLMGLDSDDAMSLGEVGREGVAIDTLPDMAALFDGIDLEHISVSMTINPSAWILLAMYVAVAEDRGYDLDKLSGTVQNDILKEYVAQKEWVFPVHPSMRIVRDCIVYCAEHMARYNPVNISGYHISEAGANAVQEVAFTMAITRAYVEDVVATGVDVDEFASRLSFFFVSQADFFEEVAKFRAVRRYYAKMMRERFGATKPNSMRLRMHTQTAAATLTKPQPMNNIIRTTLQALSAVLGGTQSLHTNGLDEAYTIPSEQAMKIALRTQQIIADETNVTQVIDPLGGSYYVEALTDEIERGIEDYMTRVEEMGGVEAAIEQGFFQREISDTAYGYAKRKASGDRPVIGVNRYVDEDPGEPIETHKLDPESEQRQINRLKQTREDRDQERAGRARAELLRVARDPAANLMPATIEAVRAHLSMGEITGALREVFGSYTETPVF, from the coding sequence ATGGCAGAGGACGGCACGACCCCGGACCGTGACCGGCTGAGCAGCGACGAGCTCGTGGCGGCGGTCGCGGCCCAACTCACGGCGTGGGAGGCCGACGAGCTCGCCGGCTTCACGGCCCGCGCGCCGGAGAGTCGGACCGACTACGTGAGCGGCAGCGGCCTGCCCGTGCAACGCGTCTACACGCCGGCCGACCTGCCGGGGAGCTGGCAGGAGATCGGACTGCCCGGCCAGTACCCCTACACCCGCGGGCCGTACCCGACGATGTACCGCGGCCGGACCTGGACGATGCGCCAGATCGCCGGCTTCGGGCAGGCGGAGGAGACCAACGAGCGGTTCCGCTACCTCATCAAGCAGGGGCAGACGGGGCTGTCGGTCGACTTCGACATGCCGACGCTGATGGGGCTCGACAGCGACGACGCCATGAGCCTCGGCGAGGTCGGCCGCGAGGGCGTCGCCATCGACACGCTGCCCGACATGGCGGCGCTCTTCGACGGCATCGACCTGGAGCACATCTCGGTGTCGATGACGATCAACCCCTCGGCGTGGATCCTGCTCGCCATGTACGTGGCGGTCGCCGAGGACCGCGGGTACGACCTGGACAAGCTGTCCGGGACGGTGCAGAACGACATCCTCAAGGAGTACGTCGCCCAGAAGGAGTGGGTGTTCCCCGTGCACCCCAGCATGCGCATCGTGCGTGACTGCATCGTCTACTGCGCCGAGCACATGGCGCGCTACAACCCGGTCAACATCAGCGGCTACCACATCAGCGAGGCCGGCGCGAACGCCGTGCAGGAGGTCGCGTTCACGATGGCGATCACCCGGGCCTACGTCGAGGACGTCGTGGCGACCGGGGTGGACGTCGACGAGTTCGCGTCGCGGTTGTCGTTCTTCTTCGTCAGCCAGGCCGACTTCTTCGAGGAGGTCGCGAAGTTCCGGGCGGTGCGCCGCTACTACGCGAAGATGATGCGCGAACGCTTCGGCGCCACGAAGCCGAACTCGATGCGGCTGCGGATGCACACCCAGACCGCGGCCGCGACGCTCACCAAGCCGCAGCCGATGAACAACATCATCCGCACGACGCTGCAGGCGCTGTCGGCCGTGCTCGGCGGCACGCAGTCGCTGCACACCAACGGCCTGGACGAGGCGTACACGATCCCGAGCGAGCAGGCGATGAAGATCGCGCTGCGCACGCAGCAGATCATCGCCGACGAGACGAACGTGACGCAGGTGATCGATCCCCTCGGCGGCTCGTACTACGTCGAGGCGCTGACCGACGAGATCGAGCGCGGCATCGAGGACTACATGACGCGTGTCGAGGAGATGGGCGGTGTCGAGGCCGCGATCGAGCAGGGCTTCTTCCAGCGCGAGATCTCCGACACCGCGTACGGCTACGCCAAGCGCAAGGCCAGTGGCGACCGTCCGGTCATCGGCGTCAACCGGTACGTGGACGAGGACCCGGGCGAGCCGATCGAGACCCACAAGCTCGACCCGGAGTCCGAGCAGCGCCAGATCAACCGCCTCAAGCAGACCCGCGAGGACCGCGACCAGGAGCGGGCCGGACGCGCCCGTGCCGAACTGCTGCGCGTCGCACGCGATCCCGCGGCCAACCTCATGCCGGCGACCATCGAGGCCGTCCGCGCGCACCTGTCGATGGGCGAGATCACCGGCGCACTGCGGGAGGTGTTCGGCAGCTACACCGAGACCCCCGTCTTCTGA